CATTTGTAAACTTTGCTGTTTTACTTGCCAACTGTGGTTGATATTGATGCGACTTAAAAAATCAATATCATGAGAAATGACAAATAAAGCGCCTTGATATTCATTGATGCCGATGACCATTTGTTCTACAGTTTCAATATCAAGATTATTAGTTGGCTCATCGAGAATTAGCAAGTCAATTTCGGATATGCTAATCATAGCGATCGCTAGTCTAGCCAACTCGCCACCACTCAACACAAATGCAGATTTATGCACATCATCATATTTAAATAAAAAGTGTCCTAGTTGTTGACGCAATAACTGATAACTCAAATTGGAATTAGCAGATTGCATATTTTCAAGAATTGTTTGCTGACGATTTACGAGTTGATAAGTTTGGTCGAGATAAACAGCTTTCATGACAGGTGTAATTAAAATCTCACCTGATTCTAATAACACTGTTTCCTTCTCCATCCCCAAAATAGCTTTCGCTAAAGTCGATTTCCCCGAACCATTCGCCCCGATAATCGCAATACGTTCACCTGAAGAAATATGTAACTGAATATTTTGGATCAGTAGCCGATTAGATATCCAAAGATTTGCACCTTGAATATCAATTAAATTCCGGCGTTTCTGATTGCTTTCCTCTAAATGAACACTTGTGACTTTGGTAGTTTTAATCTTTGTCTCGTTGACTTTTTGCGTAGCTTTAGCTACAGCAGCTTCATGTTTTGTTTTAGCTGTTCCTGCTGCGGCTTCGGCTTTAGTTTTAATTAATCCAGCCGCCATCCTGTCAATACTACCATTGAGAAACTTCGCTCGACCGTTACGTTGTGCTTGGGCGGTGCGTTGCTGTTCTTGCATCGCGGCTGCTTGGGTGCGTTTAAGTTCCTTTCTGGCTACTTCGTGCGATCGCATTGCCACTTCTAATTCTATTTGCTTTTGTCGTCGATAATCAGAAAAATTGCCTCCATATACTTTTAATTGATTGGGAGTAAGTTCCCAAGTCACAGCAGTTACTTGAGCTAAGAAAAAAGGTTTGTGAGAGACAATGACATAAGCACCAGCAAAATTTAAAAGTAACTGTCTCAAGCTTTCTAATGCAGGTAAATCTATATGATTTGTTGGTTCATCTAGCAACAACAAACTTGGCTGTTGTGATAAACCAATTGCTAAAAATAATTTCGTCAATTCTCCACCACTTAAATTAGCCATTGGTAATGATAAATCAATGGTTGTGTTGAATTGGGTTTGCAAAATCTCTTCAATGTTCCACCATTCATCAGCAATTGAAATTAAATAATTCAATACTGTATCTGCATTAATTGATTCTTGAATAGTACTAATTTGAGGTAAATAGTAAATACTACCCTGCCGAAACACCGAACCAGATTTAGGCTGAATCTGCCCAGCAATTATTTTTAATAGCGTTGATTTACCAACACCATTACGACCAACTAAAGCAATGCGATCGCCCATTGCAATACTTCCTTGAATCCCAGAAAACAATGGCTGCATATCGCTGAGTTCATAACTTAAATTCTCAGCGATTAATATTGATTTTTTCTGCATTCTTACCAAACCTCAAATCATCAACTTTCACCCATCTATGCACAAATATTTTGGGCGAATTGAATAGACAAAATATTCAGATGCAATCACATCTGTATCAATAATTAACCACAGATAAATGTGGTTAAAATCAAAATATTGAAGATAAAAACAAAAATTCTAGCTCATGATTATTTGAAGTAACCCTGTCAAACTTGGCGTATCTATTCGGTTTTGACAATTTTTGTCTGGTACTACTTCATTTCAGCTATCTCGATGTTAATATGATGAGGTTTGATATAGACTACAGTGTAGCACAAAAGCATTGCGGAAAGCGAAGAATCTTCACACAGATGTAGTATGTGCCACAAAAATTAAATTTATTCTCCAACTGCTGACAAACTCACACCTTCATAAATATCACTCAAAGAAATTGCAAAATCTACTGTTTGGAGTGATAAAACTGCATCTAATGATTCATATTCTGTTAATACCCATTGAGCATTAGCATTTTTAGCGTAATGCTCAACTAAATATTCATATTGGTTGACTATAATATATTCTTTGAAGGTGGGAATAGAACGGTAAAATCTAAATTTATCAGTTTTATCATGGCTCTGTGTTGATTTAGATAATACTTCTATAATTACTCTAGGATTTGTGACTGTAGTAGTATTATTTCCCTCATATATTGGTTCTCCTTCAATCACCATAGCATCAGGATAAGTATAGATGCGGTAACGAGGTATCCATAATCTCACATCACCCATATAGATTTTGTAATTTTTACCTCGCATATTAAATTTGAAATTAGTGCAGAAGTTTAAAGAAATTTCGTTATAGTTTGTAGTTCCACCTGCCATCGGCACAATTTCCCCATCGTAGTATTCATGTTTAAATTCCGATGTCTCTTCTAGTTGGAGATATTCTTCGGGAGTGGAGTGTTTTTTTTGTGTTTGGATTTGCATAATTTTATCTTGAAAATAACTGGTTATTTGGGATATTTTGTCATTAAAAATTCTTCCGCTTCTGCCTTGTTAATAATTACTCTATCTAACGTTGCGGCAAGAATATCATCAAGAATTTGACGATATTG
This window of the Nostoc sp. HK-01 genome carries:
- a CDS encoding ABC transporter-related protein, which encodes MQKKSILIAENLSYELSDMQPLFSGIQGSIAMGDRIALVGRNGVGKSTLLKIIAGQIQPKSGSVFRQGSIYYLPQISTIQESINADTVLNYLISIADEWWNIEEILQTQFNTTIDLSLPMANLSGGELTKLFLAIGLSQQPSLLLLDEPTNHIDLPALESLRQLLLNFAGAYVIVSHKPFFLAQVTAVTWELTPNQLKVYGGNFSDYRRQKQIELEVAMRSHEVARKELKRTQAAAMQEQQRTAQAQRNGRAKFLNGSIDRMAAGLIKTKAEAAAGTAKTKHEAAVAKATQKVNETKIKTTKVTSVHLEESNQKRRNLIDIQGANLWISNRLLIQNIQLHISSGERIAIIGANGSGKSTLAKAILGMEKETVLLESGEILITPVMKAVYLDQTYQLVNRQQTILENMQSANSNLSYQLLRQQLGHFLFKYDDVHKSAFVLSGGELARLAIAMISISEIDLLILDEPTNNLDIETVEQMVIGINEYQGALFVISHDIDFLSRININHSWQVKQQSLQMKSYLPNQLEQYYQEIGQS